In the Helicobacter typhlonius genome, one interval contains:
- the rpsL gene encoding 30S ribosomal protein S12, whose protein sequence is MPTINQLIRKERKKVIRKTKSPALLECPQRRGVCTRVYTTTPKKPNSALRKVAKVKLTSKVEVISYIPGEGHNLQEHSIVLVRGGRVKDLPGVKYHIIRGALDTAGVAKRSVSRSKYGAKKAKASGDKK, encoded by the coding sequence GTGCCAACCATAAATCAGTTAATTAGGAAAGAGAGAAAGAAAGTTATCCGTAAGACGAAATCTCCAGCATTACTAGAATGCCCACAAAGGAGAGGAGTATGCACACGTGTTTATACTACGACACCTAAGAAGCCAAATTCGGCATTAAGAAAAGTCGCTAAAGTAAAACTTACTTCTAAAGTGGAAGTGATTAGTTATATTCCGGGTGAAGGGCATAATCTCCAAGAACACTCCATAGTGCTTGTAAGGGGCGGTCGTGTGAAAGACTTACCGGGGGTAAAATATCATATTATTCGTGGTGCATTAGATACTGCAGGTGTTGCGAAAAGAAGCGTTTCGCGTAGTAAGTATGGTGCAAAAAAAGCCAAAGCTAGTGGCGATAAAAAGTAA
- the fusA gene encoding elongation factor G, translated as MARKTPLARIRNIGIAAHIDAGKTTTSERILFYTGVSHKIGEVHDGAATMDWMEQEKERGITITSATTTCFWRDYQINLIDTPGHVDFTIEVERSMRVLDGAIAVFCSVGGVQPQSETVWRQANKYGVPRMVFVNKMDRIGANFYSVESQIKQRLKANPVPINIPIGAEENFKGVIDLVQMKAIVWNDESMGAKYDVEEIPAELVEKANEYREKLLEAAAEQDEALMEKYLGGEELSIEDIKKGIKIGCLNMSLIPMLCGSSFKNKGVQTLLDAVVDYLPAPTEVAEIKGIDPKNESELSVESSDDGAFAGLAFKIMTDPFVGQLTFVRAYRGKLESGSYVLNSTKGKKERVGRLLKMHSNKREDIKEIYAGEICAFVGLKDTVTGDTLCDEKVPVILERMDFPEPVIQIAVEPKTKADQEKMSIALGKLAEEDPSFRVSTHEETGQTLIGGMGELHLEIIVDRLKREFKVEAEVGEPQVAFRETIRTAVEQECKYAKQSGGRGQYGHVHIRLEPKEAGTGYEFVNNISGGVIPKEYIPAVDKGIQEAMQNGVLAGYPVVDFKITLYDGSYHDVDSSEMAFKIAGSMAFKDACRKANAVLLEPMMKVEVEVPEEYMGDVIGDLNRRRGQINSMDDRMGLKIVNAFVPLAEMFGYSTDLRSATQGRGTYTMEFDHYGEVPSNVAKEIIEKRKG; from the coding sequence ATGGCAAGAAAAACCCCTTTAGCAAGAATTAGAAATATTGGTATTGCTGCTCATATTGACGCAGGTAAAACAACAACTTCAGAGCGAATTTTATTTTATACAGGTGTGAGTCATAAGATTGGTGAAGTGCATGATGGTGCGGCAACTATGGATTGGATGGAGCAGGAAAAAGAGCGCGGGATTACCATTACCTCTGCTACTACAACTTGTTTTTGGCGAGATTATCAAATCAATCTTATTGATACACCCGGACACGTTGATTTTACCATTGAAGTGGAACGTTCTATGCGCGTGCTTGATGGAGCTATTGCTGTATTTTGTTCTGTGGGAGGTGTGCAACCTCAAAGTGAAACCGTGTGGAGACAAGCGAATAAATATGGTGTGCCTCGTATGGTTTTTGTCAATAAAATGGATAGAATCGGTGCAAATTTTTATAGTGTTGAAAGTCAAATTAAGCAACGTTTAAAAGCTAATCCTGTGCCCATTAACATTCCCATTGGTGCAGAAGAGAATTTCAAAGGTGTGATTGATTTGGTGCAAATGAAAGCCATTGTATGGAATGATGAATCAATGGGAGCAAAATATGATGTAGAGGAGATTCCAGCCGAATTAGTTGAAAAAGCTAATGAATACCGAGAAAAATTACTTGAAGCTGCAGCAGAACAAGATGAGGCTTTAATGGAAAAATATCTTGGCGGCGAAGAATTGAGCATTGAAGATATTAAAAAAGGCATAAAAATTGGTTGTTTAAATATGAGTCTTATCCCTATGCTTTGTGGTTCAAGTTTTAAGAATAAAGGAGTGCAAACACTTTTAGATGCTGTGGTGGATTATTTACCTGCTCCTACTGAAGTAGCAGAGATTAAAGGCATTGATCCCAAAAATGAATCTGAACTAAGCGTAGAATCTAGCGATGATGGTGCATTCGCAGGGTTAGCATTTAAGATTATGACTGACCCATTTGTGGGGCAACTCACTTTTGTGCGTGCATATCGGGGTAAATTAGAATCTGGTAGTTATGTGCTTAATTCAACAAAAGGCAAGAAAGAACGTGTAGGACGACTTTTAAAAATGCACTCTAATAAACGTGAGGATATTAAAGAAATCTATGCAGGCGAGATTTGTGCATTTGTAGGTTTGAAAGACACGGTTACAGGCGACACACTTTGTGATGAAAAAGTGCCTGTGATTTTAGAACGTATGGATTTCCCAGAGCCTGTGATTCAAATTGCCGTAGAGCCAAAGACAAAGGCTGACCAAGAAAAAATGTCTATCGCACTTGGCAAACTTGCTGAAGAAGACCCGAGTTTTAGAGTAAGCACACACGAAGAGACAGGACAAACGCTTATTGGCGGTATGGGCGAGCTTCACTTAGAAATTATTGTTGATAGATTAAAACGTGAGTTTAAAGTAGAAGCAGAGGTGGGTGAGCCACAAGTTGCCTTTAGAGAGACAATTCGCACTGCAGTTGAGCAAGAATGTAAATACGCTAAGCAATCAGGTGGGCGTGGGCAGTATGGGCACGTGCATATTAGGCTTGAGCCAAAAGAAGCAGGCACAGGCTATGAATTTGTGAATAATATTAGTGGTGGAGTTATTCCAAAAGAATATATTCCAGCTGTTGATAAGGGTATTCAAGAAGCAATGCAAAATGGTGTGCTTGCAGGATATCCCGTAGTGGATTTTAAAATAACACTTTATGATGGAAGCTATCATGATGTGGATTCATCTGAAATGGCGTTTAAAATTGCCGGCTCTATGGCATTTAAAGACGCTTGCCGTAAGGCAAACGCAGTGCTATTAGAGCCTATGATGAAGGTTGAGGTGGAGGTCCCTGAAGAGTATATGGGCGATGTCATAGGAGATTTAAACAGAAGGCGAGGGCAAATCAACTCAATGGACGACCGTATGGGCTTGAAAATTGTGAATGCTTTTGTTCCCTTAGCTGAAATGTTTGGATATTCTACTGACTTGCGTTCAGCTACACAGGGTAGAGGCACATATACAATGGAATTTGACCACTATGGTGAAGTGCCAAGTAATGTTGCCAAAGAAATTATCGAAAAGAGAAAGGGTTAA
- the rpsG gene encoding 30S ribosomal protein S7: MRRRKAPTREILGDPIYNNKVVTKFINKMMLDGKKSVSERIIYAAFDKIEEKSGEKGIEVFEKALERVKPLVEVRSRRVGGATYQVPVEVRPARQQSLSIRWLLEATRKRNERTMVERLASELVDAANERGAAFKKKEDVHKMAEANKAFAHYRW; this comes from the coding sequence ATGAGAAGGCGAAAAGCTCCAACAAGAGAGATTCTAGGGGACCCGATTTATAACAATAAGGTAGTAACAAAATTCATTAATAAAATGATGCTTGATGGCAAAAAAAGCGTGAGCGAGAGAATTATCTATGCTGCTTTTGATAAAATTGAGGAAAAAAGCGGTGAAAAAGGTATAGAGGTATTTGAAAAAGCCCTTGAACGTGTTAAACCTCTTGTAGAGGTAAGAAGTCGCCGTGTAGGTGGAGCGACTTATCAAGTACCTGTTGAAGTGCGCCCAGCGCGTCAGCAGTCTCTATCTATTCGTTGGTTACTTGAGGCTACACGCAAGAGAAATGAACGCACAATGGTAGAGCGTTTGGCGAGTGAGCTCGTAGATGCTGCGAATGAGCGAGGAGCGGCTTTTAAGAAAAAAGAAGATGTGCATAAAATGGCTGAAGCAAACAAAGCTTTTGCACATTATCGTTGGTAG